The following proteins come from a genomic window of Flavobacterium crocinum:
- a CDS encoding LLM class flavin-dependent oxidoreductase, producing MKKIGFLSFGHWANHPSYKARTASDTLLQSIDLAVAAEEIGIDGAYFRVHHFARQLASPFPLLSAIGAKTEKIEIGTGVIDMRYENPLYMVEDAGAADIISEGRLQLGISRGSPEQVIDGWGYFGYKPEEGETDADMGRKKALEFLDKLSGEGFAEPNPYPMFPNPPGLLRLEPHSEGLRERIWWGAASNATAIWAAENGMHLQSSTLKFDENGKPFHIQQAEQIRLYKEAWKKAGHDREARVSVSRSIFALVNDQDKFYFGDQGKAADSFGYIESDKRAIFGRGYAAEPETLIKQLAEDEAIQEADTLLLTIPNTLGVEYNVHILSSILKYIAPELGWR from the coding sequence ATGAAAAAAATAGGATTTTTATCGTTTGGACATTGGGCCAATCATCCTTCCTATAAGGCTCGTACAGCAAGTGATACATTGCTTCAATCTATAGATTTAGCTGTTGCCGCAGAAGAAATCGGGATAGATGGCGCCTATTTTCGTGTGCATCATTTTGCACGACAATTAGCATCACCATTTCCTTTACTTTCGGCGATTGGTGCCAAAACAGAGAAAATTGAGATTGGAACAGGAGTAATCGATATGCGTTACGAGAATCCTTTATACATGGTAGAAGATGCCGGTGCAGCCGACATCATTTCAGAAGGACGTTTGCAATTAGGAATCAGCAGAGGATCGCCGGAACAAGTTATAGACGGCTGGGGATATTTTGGATATAAACCGGAAGAGGGAGAAACTGACGCCGATATGGGACGTAAAAAAGCTTTGGAATTTTTGGATAAACTGAGCGGAGAAGGATTTGCAGAACCCAATCCGTATCCAATGTTTCCAAATCCACCGGGTTTATTGCGTCTTGAACCACATTCAGAAGGATTGCGAGAGCGTATCTGGTGGGGTGCAGCATCAAATGCAACTGCTATTTGGGCTGCAGAAAACGGAATGCACCTGCAAAGTTCTACTTTGAAGTTTGACGAAAACGGAAAACCATTCCACATTCAGCAGGCAGAACAAATCAGATTGTATAAAGAAGCCTGGAAAAAAGCCGGACATGATCGAGAAGCCAGAGTTTCTGTAAGCCGATCCATATTTGCCTTAGTCAATGATCAGGATAAATTCTATTTTGGAGATCAGGGCAAAGCAGCTGATAGTTTTGGTTATATCGAAAGTGATAAACGTGCTATCTTTGGAAGAGGATACGCAGCGGAACCGGAAACACTAATAAAACAGTTGGCCGAGGATGAGGCAATTCAGGAAGCAGACACGTTATTGCTTACAATTCCAAATACTTTGGGAGTAGAGTATAATGTTCATATATTGTCTTCTATCTTAAAATATATTGCACCGGAACTTGGTTGGCGTTAA
- a CDS encoding DNA-3-methyladenine glycosylase gives MIENLQKSPYKLPFSYYLNPDVLFLAKDLLGKLLYTQIDGKITSGIIVETEAYFGIQDKASHAYGGRRTNRTETMYTNGGVSYVYLCYGIHYLFNIVTSVEGEPHAILIRAIEPFEGKEIMEERRNMSSSKVAISAGPGSAAKALGIDSSFNKKDLTGDEIWIEDHGIRYDEEEIGATPRVGVAYAQEDALLPWRFFIKGNKYVSKPNKI, from the coding sequence ATGATAGAAAATCTGCAAAAATCCCCTTATAAATTGCCTTTTTCCTATTATCTAAATCCAGATGTACTTTTTCTGGCCAAAGATCTTTTAGGAAAACTTCTTTATACTCAAATTGACGGAAAAATAACAAGCGGTATTATTGTAGAAACGGAAGCTTATTTTGGTATACAGGACAAAGCTTCTCATGCATACGGCGGCAGACGAACGAACCGGACTGAAACCATGTATACTAATGGTGGGGTTTCTTATGTTTATTTATGTTATGGCATTCATTACCTTTTCAATATTGTAACTTCTGTTGAAGGTGAACCGCATGCTATTTTAATAAGAGCAATTGAGCCTTTTGAAGGTAAAGAAATTATGGAAGAAAGGAGAAATATGTCTTCTTCAAAAGTTGCTATTTCAGCTGGTCCCGGTTCCGCAGCAAAGGCTTTGGGAATTGATTCTTCTTTTAATAAAAAAGATTTAACAGGAGACGAAATCTGGATTGAAGATCATGGTATTCGATATGATGAAGAAGAAATTGGTGCCACTCCGCGTGTTGGTGTTGCGTATGCCCAGGAAGATGCGCTTTTACCGTGGCGCTTTTTTATTAAAGGAAATAAATATGTTAGTAAACCCAATAAAATATAA
- a CDS encoding MFS transporter: protein MLEKTEEKKEQNAVHLLPWVTAIAMFIQSLDGTILNTSLPSIAKDMGYSPTEMHSVIVTYTLTLAMFIPLSGWLADKFGTRTMFMIAVFLFVTGSLFCALSVDLQSFNLARVLQAIGASMMVPIARLAILYQYPKSELLKTMNFITVFGLLGMVAGPSLGGFLSDNLSWHWIFLVNVPIGLIGISMAYKIMPNFKHAVGRFDFRGLVYFSLALIFITMVLELIASGRTHMMVILGLLFLSGLLSLFYYIHYKRTEKPIIDLRLLNIRTLKIGLKGSLITRLGIGGLPLLLPLMLQTSFGYSASVSGLLLLPSALSNVAVKPFMVSIIKFFGYRTVLISNTIMLGLILIVLGFVTKETPLPYYIILMVFYGAFTSIQMSAMNTITLSDLDQDTASGGNTMLVIMQQLSVSFGVSVASLVLSLFQSGIFELNTAKAFQYTFIVLAVFTILSSITFSRLSKTDGAGYM, encoded by the coding sequence ATGTTGGAGAAAACAGAAGAAAAAAAAGAACAAAATGCCGTACATCTTTTACCCTGGGTTACTGCAATAGCTATGTTTATTCAGTCTTTGGATGGAACTATTCTCAATACTTCTTTGCCTTCTATAGCAAAAGATATGGGATACTCTCCAACAGAAATGCATTCTGTAATTGTTACTTACACATTAACACTCGCGATGTTCATACCGTTGTCGGGCTGGCTGGCAGATAAATTTGGCACCCGAACCATGTTTATGATTGCGGTTTTTTTATTTGTAACAGGTTCTTTGTTTTGTGCTTTGTCTGTTGATTTGCAAAGTTTTAATTTGGCTCGTGTCTTACAAGCTATTGGAGCATCCATGATGGTTCCAATTGCAAGGCTGGCTATTTTGTATCAATATCCAAAAAGCGAACTTTTAAAAACTATGAACTTTATTACTGTTTTTGGGCTTTTAGGAATGGTGGCGGGGCCAAGCCTGGGCGGATTTCTTTCCGATAATTTGTCCTGGCACTGGATCTTTTTAGTGAACGTTCCAATTGGTCTTATTGGAATTTCTATGGCCTATAAAATTATGCCCAATTTTAAACATGCAGTTGGAAGATTTGATTTTAGAGGATTGGTATATTTTAGTTTAGCCCTAATATTCATTACAATGGTTCTCGAACTCATCGCAAGTGGAAGAACTCATATGATGGTCATTTTAGGATTACTTTTTCTTTCCGGTTTATTATCACTTTTCTATTATATCCATTATAAAAGAACCGAAAAACCTATTATAGATTTAAGGCTTCTAAATATCCGAACGTTGAAAATAGGTTTAAAAGGAAGTTTGATAACAAGACTTGGAATTGGCGGATTGCCCTTATTATTGCCTTTAATGCTGCAAACCAGTTTTGGTTATTCAGCTTCGGTATCCGGTTTGCTTTTGCTTCCGTCTGCTTTGTCCAACGTGGCAGTTAAACCTTTTATGGTAAGTATTATAAAATTCTTTGGCTACAGAACCGTTTTAATCAGTAATACTATAATGCTGGGATTAATATTGATAGTCTTAGGCTTTGTTACCAAAGAAACACCGTTGCCTTATTATATTATACTTATGGTTTTTTATGGCGCTTTTACATCCATTCAAATGTCGGCCATGAACACCATAACATTATCTGATCTGGATCAGGATACGGCTAGTGGAGGAAATACAATGCTGGTTATCATGCAGCAATTATCAGTAAGTTTTGGAGTTTCTGTGGCAAGTTTAGTATTGTCTTTATTTCAGTCCGGAATATTTGAACTAAATACAGCAAAAGCCTTTCAGTATACTTTTATAGTTCTTGCTGTTTTTACCATTTTGTCCAGTATCACTTTCTCCAGATTAAGTAAAACGGATGGAGCAGGTTATATGTAA
- a CDS encoding DUF763 domain-containing protein: MKRSGTADLPLHYGQVPLWLSERMSKLGLAIVETIALEFSTSEVISKLSNPFWFQSFGAVMGMDWHSSGITTSVLGALKKSVNPHSKELGIYICGGKGKNSLLTPQELLFVGDKTGLDGNNLANCSKLTAKVDNTAIQDGFQLYQHNFIVDNKGQWAVIQQGMNPHSKTARRYHWHSQDLKSFINEPHTFIYGENQGKILNLTAQAAEKSREGILELVKESPFKIIKEMQHLTMPAHHDVRLEDVNMKRLGAMLWTTHENKPEDFEELLLLKGMGPRALQSLALVSEVIYGTPTRFEDPARFSFAHGGKDGHPFPVPVKIYDETIDTLQRAINRAKIGNSDKIDAIKKLSEISRKAEQSFTPNTNLDALIEKERAESYKYGGRTVFGDAKPPKNKPNNPNQLELF, from the coding sequence ATGAAGCGTTCCGGTACAGCAGATCTTCCTTTACATTATGGACAAGTTCCGCTCTGGCTTTCTGAGCGAATGTCTAAACTTGGTTTGGCTATTGTGGAAACAATTGCTTTGGAATTTTCTACATCCGAAGTAATCAGCAAGCTAAGTAATCCTTTCTGGTTTCAGAGTTTTGGTGCGGTTATGGGAATGGACTGGCACTCTTCCGGAATTACAACATCTGTACTTGGAGCATTAAAAAAATCTGTTAATCCGCATTCAAAAGAACTTGGAATTTACATTTGCGGCGGTAAAGGCAAAAATTCTCTTTTAACTCCCCAGGAACTTTTATTTGTGGGAGACAAAACCGGTCTGGACGGAAATAATCTTGCAAACTGCAGCAAATTAACCGCTAAAGTAGACAACACAGCCATTCAGGACGGATTTCAATTGTATCAGCATAATTTTATTGTAGATAACAAAGGCCAATGGGCAGTGATACAACAGGGAATGAATCCTCACTCCAAAACAGCCCGAAGATATCATTGGCATTCGCAGGATTTGAAATCATTTATCAATGAACCTCATACTTTTATTTATGGAGAAAATCAAGGTAAGATCTTAAATCTTACCGCTCAGGCTGCTGAAAAATCACGGGAAGGTATTTTAGAATTAGTAAAAGAATCTCCTTTTAAAATTATAAAAGAAATGCAGCATCTTACTATGCCAGCTCATCATGATGTGAGACTGGAAGATGTTAATATGAAAAGGCTCGGTGCCATGCTGTGGACAACTCACGAAAATAAACCTGAGGATTTCGAAGAATTGCTGCTTTTAAAAGGAATGGGACCAAGAGCGCTACAGTCTTTAGCATTAGTAAGTGAAGTCATTTACGGTACTCCTACCCGATTTGAAGATCCTGCACGTTTCTCCTTTGCGCACGGAGGAAAAGACGGACATCCGTTTCCGGTTCCTGTAAAAATCTATGATGAAACTATTGATACTTTACAACGTGCTATCAACCGTGCCAAAATTGGGAACTCTGATAAAATCGATGCCATTAAAAAGCTATCCGAAATCTCAAGAAAAGCAGAACAAAGCTTTACACCTAACACTAATCTTGATGCCTTAATTGAGAAAGAAAGAGCGGAATCTTATAAATACGGAGGAAGGACCGTTTTTGGAGATGCCAAACCGCCTAAAAATAAACCGAACAATCCAAATCAGCTGGAGTTATTTTAA